The uncultured Fusobacterium sp. sequence AATTAGAAACAGTGGTTAATCTTTTAAATAAGGATATGAAAATAATACAAAGAGTTGATCACTTTGCATTTTCACTAGATTCTCTTCTAGTTTCAGAATTTGCATCAATAACTAAATATACTAATAAAATTGTAGACTTAGGAACTGGAAATGGAGTGATTCCTCTTTTTCTTTCCAAAAAAACAAAAGCTAAAATAACAGGAATTGAGATTCAAGAGATTTCTAGTGATTTAGCTAAAAGAAATGTTCAATTAAATAATTTAGAAGATCAAATTTCCATTATAAATGATGATATGAAAAATTGGAGAAAATATTTTAGAAATAATTCTATTGACATGGTTATTTCTAATCCTCCATTTTTTAAATTTGATGGAAATGAAAAACAACTTAATGATCTTACACAACTTACTCTTGCTAGGCATGAAATTTCTATAACTTTAGAAGAGATTATTCAAACTGCATCTAATCTTTTAAAAGATAAAGGTCATTTTGCTTTAGTTCATAGAGTTGATAGATTTATGGATATAATTGAAAATATGAAAAAATATGATATTGAACCTAAAAAAATTCAATTTTGCCACACTAAAATAAATAAAGAGGGAAAAATACTTCTTGTAGAGGGAATTAAATATGGTAAACCTGGTTTAAGAATACTTCCACCTTTAATTGCCCACGATAATGATGGACAGTATTCAGCTGAAGTTCTTGAAATGTTTAAATAATTTTTTCATTTTGGGGAGGATTTTATGAATGAAAACAGAATTCTTATTATGGCTAATATGGTAGGAAAAATGGCACTTCAAAGTGGTGCTGAAACTTATAGAGTAGAAGACATTATAAATAGAATTTGCAAGCATTATGGTCTTAACGCTCAATGTTTTGTTTCTATAACTTGTATTATTACTTCTGTAAGAAATTCAAAAGGAGAACTATTCTGCTCTGTAGAACGTGTCCCTAATAGATCTACTAATTTGAACAAAGTTCATTGCATAAATCAATTAGTAAGAGATATTAAAAAATATACATTAGAAGAATTTACACAAGAAGCTGTAAAAATAGATAAAGAGGTTCCATATAGTAAATTTATGTATTTTTTAGCCTACTGTCTTGGAGCCGCTTCCTTTGCCTTATTATTTAAAGGAGGACTTCATGATGCTATATCTGCTTCAATTGGTGGAGGCCTTATATTTATAATTTCAGATTTTGCAGCTAAACTACAATCTAATAGTTTCTTTATTAATACTTTAGGAGGATTTATTTGTACCGTTTCTGCCTATTTAGCTTGTAAGATAAATTTTATAACATCTGTTTCCTATTCTATAATTGGAACTATAATGCTTCTTGTTCCAGGAATTGCCCTTACTAATGCCATTAGAGATCTAGTTGCTGGCGATCTACTTTCTGGTATTTCAAGAGCTGTTGAGGCTTTTCTAGTTGGAGCTGCATTAGCTATTGGAACAGGTTTTGCTTTATTTATACTTTTAAAGTTAGGAGGAATATAGATGTTTCTAGAAATGTTATGGGCTGCTGGAAGCACATTTGCTTTTGGAATACTTTTCAATTTAAAAGGAAAAAAACTGTTTTTTGCAGGTGTAGGAGGAGCATTAGGTTGGGGAGTTTATATTATTTTTAAAAATGCTGAATATTCAATTCCAGCCTCTTTTATGTTTGCTTCTATGGCTATTACCGTCTATTCTGAAATCATAGCTAGAATATTAAAAACTCCTGTAACCTCTACTTTAATTGCTAGTCTTATTCCTTTAGTTCCAGGAAGTGGTGTTTATTTTACCATGTCTTATTTTGTAGAAAATAAACTTGATGAAGCTGCTTCTAAAGGAATCGAAACTCTATTAATTACTGCTGCTATAACTGTTGGTATAGTTTTTGTTTCTACATTTTCACAAATTTATTATAAGATAAGAAGATATAATAAAATCAAAAAAATGATAAAGTTAAGAAAAGCTAAAAAGAAAAAACAGATAAATAAAATGTAATATATTCCCAAATAAAAAACACTCTCTATATTTGGTTCACAAAGCCATAGAAAGTGTTTTTTTATTATTTAAAATTTATTTGAAAGATAAAGAAACCTCTTTCTTTATCAAATCTTACTTTATATAAATATTGCAAAAGATCCAATATATTTTTTACTATTGATAACCCTAAACCAGTTCCACCATATTTTCTTTTTCTAGAAAAATCTAATTTATAAAAAGGTTTAAATATTCTCTCCATATTTTCCTCAGAAATATATTCACAACTATTTTCAATAGTTAATATATTGTTTTTAAAGACAATATTTATTATTGCCCTAGTATCTACATAAGTAATTGAGTTTGTTAAAAGATTATTTACTACTACATCTATTTTTTGTAAATCTTCCTCTATTATTTTATCTTCTATATCTATTTTTAACTTTATATTTTTTTCTTCTATATCCAATAAATATTTGTTTAATACACTTTGTAAAAACTCTTTAAAATTAAATCTCTCTTTTTTTATTGTGAAAAATTCATGCTCATAACTATGATAAGAATTTAAATCTTTTATCATCTTATCTAGATATAATCCCTCTTTATACATAACAGAATATATTTTTTCTATCTCTTCTTCATTTATTATAATTTTATCCTGTAAAACTTCTATATATCCATTAATTATTGCTATTGGTGTTTTC is a genomic window containing:
- a CDS encoding tRNA1(Val) (adenine(37)-N6)-methyltransferase, which gives rise to MILNELETVVNLLNKDMKIIQRVDHFAFSLDSLLVSEFASITKYTNKIVDLGTGNGVIPLFLSKKTKAKITGIEIQEISSDLAKRNVQLNNLEDQISIINDDMKNWRKYFRNNSIDMVISNPPFFKFDGNEKQLNDLTQLTLARHEISITLEEIIQTASNLLKDKGHFALVHRVDRFMDIIENMKKYDIEPKKIQFCHTKINKEGKILLVEGIKYGKPGLRILPPLIAHDNDGQYSAEVLEMFK
- a CDS encoding threonine/serine exporter ThrE family protein; translated protein: MNENRILIMANMVGKMALQSGAETYRVEDIINRICKHYGLNAQCFVSITCIITSVRNSKGELFCSVERVPNRSTNLNKVHCINQLVRDIKKYTLEEFTQEAVKIDKEVPYSKFMYFLAYCLGAASFALLFKGGLHDAISASIGGGLIFIISDFAAKLQSNSFFINTLGGFICTVSAYLACKINFITSVSYSIIGTIMLLVPGIALTNAIRDLVAGDLLSGISRAVEAFLVGAALAIGTGFALFILLKLGGI
- a CDS encoding threonine/serine exporter family protein, producing MFLEMLWAAGSTFAFGILFNLKGKKLFFAGVGGALGWGVYIIFKNAEYSIPASFMFASMAITVYSEIIARILKTPVTSTLIASLIPLVPGSGVYFTMSYFVENKLDEAASKGIETLLITAAITVGIVFVSTFSQIYYKIRRYNKIKKMIKLRKAKKKKQINKM